ATAGGTATGGCAACTTTGTGAACAGccttccctttgggttttacaAATGTTTAAAAACAGTGTTGCAGGCCCTGtaggctaccagagatagtgtatgcctttgagttgaaagggatGTGTTCTGCACTTGCACAAACAAGAATAAAGGGCAGCCTTAAGGCTTTCCCAAAAGAATTTATGCACAATAGACAGACTATAAAACCGTTGAAAGacacttctgtgtgtaatttatAATTTGTTAGagttagcagtgcatagcaacataaacATGTTTAATCACAATAACTGAATAGCGAATTTACATAATTGGCTAAAATAGTTAATTGCATGGTATTTGTAAATAACTAAATAGTTAATTAATTTGCTGGATTAACTGGGTTAGAAGTAGCATgaacaacttttttttttttagtttgtCACTCCACTCCGTAATCTTAGCATGGGTAACAATGTGGAGGAGAGCCTTGCTTCAATGATCACCGTTACTAACATGCTGGAAGACCTGCTTAAAGAAAACACTTTCCTCTTCGGTGATAAGGCATCTGCAGCTGACTACTTGATTTGGCCTTTCATTGAACGATTCCCTGGATTACTGATGATGTCAGACAAATTACAAGAAGCCTTCACCAGTGAGAAGTTTCCAAAGTTCTTCGCATGGATGGATCTGATGCTAGCTGATGAGGCAGTAAAGGCCACTGGACGTACACCCCAACAACATGCTGAATTTGTGAAGCGAGTGAAGCAAGGTGAAGAAGTTGCGTATGACTTGGATGGAAAGGAGTATACAATACATgccagcaagagttcataatggaCTCTTGGTGCCAGAAGACATGTAATTTGGACACTGAACTGATATTTTTCAAATTTGGTTTTGTTCGTGTTATTGTTGCTGATTGGTTTTTAGTATAAAGTTAGTAGAAGATATAATATTGCCTAAGTGTTGTAAATATAAATTAGAAAACGGCCGGTATAGCCTAGTGAGACAGTAATGACAGTGGGTACTTTAAAAACACATTCTGGCTTGGGACTCATGGTCAGTTTCTTTACAAACCACAACTATGTTCAATAGAGGGTGTCTAATTGGAATACTCCCATGGAAAGCACTGAGTCAAGATTGTTCAATAAAGGTAGGTTTTTCCTTCATACTAATCAACATGTCTCGCTTGTTCAAAGAGGAATTTGACTCAGTGTGTTTGTATAGGACACTCTCACTAATGCAAGTACATAAATGAAAGTGGTGAAGAGAAAAAAAACTGATTACATATGCGGTTCTATAGAGTGTGCATATTCTGCCTTTTGGTAAGTGTATTAATGAATATGCAAActttgctactgaaatacagtttTATCATCTGTCCCTATGTAAACAGGTAGTGATTTCACCTGAATGTTTGTTGGTTACTGCTTTTAGAGAGAACAGATAACTTGGTCACCATGCAGGACTTACTGATGGAGCTAATATTAGTGAATGAGATGCAAAGCAGATCACAAATAGAATAGATCCCGTCATCACTAACTCTTATACATCATGTGAAAGTTAAACCTAATCTGCTGCTTCAAGTTTGCGTGGTGAAACTTTGCAACATAAAAGTGCTATAATGTTCAGAATGGTGGTTTTATCTCAAAAGAATGCAACTTAACAGTGCAATGGCTGGGATTCAGTTTCAATCCTTTGTACTAGTTTAGGAAGTGAAATTTGTTCAGTCCAGCTGTGTATAGTTGTCTGAACTTGAAATACTGAACTGTATAACTCTGTATTCGAATACCAGCACTGGTACATTCCCTAATAATACAGCAGAACCCTCTCCATGAACCACATCCATTCATGCACATAGAATGCATGGTGAAATCACTAAATAAACCTTATATACCCTACATGTAGTATACATGTATACTACATGTAGTATACATGACAAAATGAATTAAACAGCTATAAGGCAGCAGTTTGGTATGTTGTGCTTACAATTTTAATTTGTGGTGCTTGTATTATCTTTCCTATCATTCAGGTACGTGTAACACTGTCCATTTATTACAACTGATTGATACAAATTATAGCACTCTACATGCAGTGCCCTATAGATGTAACAAAAGCAATATATATTAAGTTACCGTGACACCTACAGCCTTcatgatgacaaatacatcatgtgagctgggtcgtGTGATCTTAATGAGTATTATATACTCAAGTACTGacgctactgaagtagctgccAAAATCCTTGATGAGTATATGTGGCATTTGTTTCATGCAGTCCTAATTAAGGAGGTAATTGCAAATTTCAGAGTAATGGTGATAGAGTATATAGTAGTAATTACTAATGGTtacagagtaatggttattacTCATGTGATTTTGTCTATTGTAGGAAGTGCATAGATAGCTGccatatagctaattataacCCTATCAATATTTAAAGCCTCTTGGCACTGTATGTTatcaacacacatgcacacatgcacacacaacactcaGTCAGGGACACatgccaggggcggatctaggatttataaaaaggggggggaggtactaatctcttgggtgtgGAACTAGGGGCATGTCcctccccaggaaaattttgaaatatagatgctaaaatactgcaatttggagacatttccacataaaatgcatacttctgcctgtagatattttatatactacctttagatatatatatatatatatatatatatatggctctctgcagcattttcCAATGGAAAggttgggtaggttcagacaaccaagcacatgatgcaccctctcacaattgcatgcatgataatgttgaaactggagtttgaatgatacgagattgaatctgagagcattcagtttcaatgaaaattgtgtacctgaattaagcacACAGGTAccagtaataactacacaagtagatgaacaagccttttaaacagactgATGCACTCCATTGTATATATAGGCGCAGGTagattttggaaaaattccataacagaaccaactattatgcttacactgaatgttctattagagtagttaggtgactgttctattagagtatctcaatcttccaatgctgatccgggcataacctttagcataaaatccactaataatgccttggaaagatgtttataaggtgggtttatgagtatttgtattattagtggtcATATAatttatgctaagacaaaatttcattacaatcttcagcatattgatcaagtaaagcctaaagtgaagggggggcccatagcccaccccctagatccgcccctgcatgcgACTGTTGAATGGATATACAGGCACTCTGATTGTGCAATAACCATTGCGACACACGACGGTCTACCTTTGCTGTTGCCCACCTTTGCTGTAGTTCCTTCATTGACTTGGTGTGTGTTTACTTAATGACGTTGATGTCACGTGGTTATCCCTGTCAGCACTACTGAGTTTGTGATCGAGGTTGTGATGCCGACAACGGAGTTGTACACTACTGAGCCTCCACCAATACCTGCAGGCGTTGATCTTCGTGTGTATAGTAACCCGATATGTCCTTTTGCACAGGTAAGTTGATTGACTTTGGATGCACGACTGTACCGTGTATGTACGTATTATATATCACGGATATACTCAGAGCTTTATTCATGTCACTCTACTATTAGAGGGCAGAGTTGATTTTAGCTGCCAAGAAGATTCCACATGATTTAGTTCATGTGCACTTGAAGAGGAAGCCTGTGTGGTACTTGGGTGTAAATCCTCGCGGACAAGTGCCCTTTATTGAGCATAAAGGTCAACGACTCCCCGAGTCGTTTTTGATCTTTGGTTAGTGGGTAGCTAGGTAGTAGTTAATCAAGTGTCAGTTTTAGACTAATATCTTACAGAGTATCTTGATGATGTGTATGATGGAGTGAAGCTGTTTAGTGCTGACCCAATGAAGAAAGCAACACAAAAACTACTTGTGCAAGATTTTGAGAAGAAGGTAAGACATTATCCCTACTTTTCCTATGTGTAACTCCTTTCTTGACTTTCAGTTCTTAAGTGCTTTTTGCTGTTTAGTTCATAGGTCCATTCTATGCTGTTCCCCGGGGTAACAATGTTGAGGAGAACATTGCTTCAATGATCACCATAGCTAACAAACTGGAAGAACTGCTTAAAGAAAACAACTTCCTCTTTGGCGATAAGCCATCTGCAGCCGACTACTTAATCTGGCCTTACATTGAACGGCTTCCAGGAGTACAGATGTTGACCGACAAGTTACGAGAGGCTATCACCAGTGAGAAGTTTCCAGCATTCTTTGCATGGAGGGATCGGATGTTAGCTGACAAGGCAGTAAAGGTCACTGGTCGTACACCCCAGCAACATGCTGACTTTGCAAAGTTGTTTATGTCTGGTGGAGAACATGTGTATGACTTGGATGGGAAGGACTACACCATACATGCCAGGAAAGAACTGTAATTTGAAAGTGCAATGAACTGAACTGATTGTGAAAGCTTGTTTTGTATTAAAACTGTGGATTGCTTTGAATGATGCTAACTTACCAGCTGTAGAATGGTGTGGTCTTACTGGCCTGTCTATAGACTGCAAATGATGATGAGGGAATCATTAAAAGTTTGATGGATATAGGATTTTGCTAACTGGTAGAAGTGACTGTACGGTGTGTGACCACACTCGGTGAAATGCAAAGTGCAGCCTTTcaggggggcctgggggcatgcccaccAGAAAATTAATTTGGCGgaaattttgactgaaaaagaGTATACAAACCATGCAGACTGTTTGCTAACTAGTTACAAATTAATGTTACTTGTTGTAGTACAAGGcatcataaacttccaaaagtggaaaatttttcaGTGTTCTTAACATAGTCTATAAAGATGAAAAAAGTATTCAGGATGGTCCCATAAATGGATGCATCCAATGAAATCATTATTTCACAAACTGTCTTGTTACTAGATAGCAAATGCTTTCACTATGAAAACAAAACCAGACAGTTAaaacaaatattctaatagtacAATCAGCTTGCATTTGCCCAAAAATATAGGTTAGAATTTTTTAATGCATGCAGTATATATAACTGATATTACATAAGTCACTTCAGAAATCACACCTAGCTATGTGGGAGTTTATTTAGTTGAGCATTTAGTTTATGTGCACTATAGGCAATAAGGCCCATATAGGAGGACTCACCCCGGTGTttagagatcgagatactctaacaaagTAGGATAAAACAACCATTTGACTgtttaaacaactaaaataccTATTCTAAACAGAGTTGCTGCACCCTCCACATGTTATACATACATTTTGTAATGCCAGAAGATCTAGAGATCTTTAATACAATATGGGTAGCAATCTAATCTCAATATATCTTACACAGACATATAAATAAATTTCACGAAAAAAAATCTGAATTATGTTTTTAAGTGCTTGGCTATGCACAATAAGCCAGACAGTAAAAAAATTCTAAAAGAGGGTGGGGCTTGCCCTCATGAAACTTTGAACATCATCAAAGTTCGCCACCATGGCAACGATTGGTGTTCATGTTGTAAATCATTTGTTTGTATGGACTTTACATCTGACATGATGCATGGTATACATGACATTTAAACTGGGAAAGAATGTTTCCAATTTGTATAGAGAACACCCATACTTATAATTTTATAGATGCAAATGTATCATGTACAATATTTGGTCACACATTAGATACAAATGAAGataaaaatgtattttaaaaatactgTAATAAATTATCGTCTGTCCCTGTGTAAAAGGGGTACTGATTCAACCAGTGGCTCAGTGTTTGTTGGTTGTTGCTTGGGTTTCTTCCTGCGGTAGGTAAGTTGTAACAAGATAACCAGTAGGACTAAAAAAATATTGAGAATAATGacccacatgtacacacacagagactTACTTGAACCTACAACTACAGCTAAAGCAATGTACCAGTTGTTCTTTAGCCATTCACTAATGGAATTTAGTGATAAGTTAGCAAAAATATTCTGTGGGTATAAAACTGGTCACAAACTGGTAAGACCTCACTGCCACTAACTCTTATGCTATCCAATACATCATCATTGTCAACTAAAATGCACTCACTGAAAAATAGACAAAAATAAATTGATCTC
The Dysidea avara chromosome 7, odDysAvar1.4, whole genome shotgun sequence genome window above contains:
- the LOC136259947 gene encoding glutathione S-transferase omega-1-like; this encodes MPTTELYTTEPPPIPAGVDLRVYSNPACPYAQRTRLILALKKIPHDLVDVHLKRKPVWYVGINPRGQVPFIEHKGHRLPESLLIFEYLDDVYDGVKLFGTDPMKKATQKLIVQDFEKKFVTPLRNLSMGNNVEESLASMITVTNMLEDLLKENTFLFGDKASAADYLIWPFIERFPGLLMMSDKLQEAFTSEKFPKFFAWMDLMLADEAVKATGRTPQQHAEFVKRVKQGEEVAYDLDGKEYTIHASKSS
- the LOC136259948 gene encoding glutathione S-transferase omega-1-like: MPTTELYTTEPPPIPAGVDLRVYSNPICPFAQRAELILAAKKIPHDLVHVHLKRKPVWYLGVNPRGQVPFIEHKGQRLPESFLIFEYLDDVYDGVKLFSADPMKKATQKLLVQDFEKKFIGPFYAVPRGNNVEENIASMITIANKLEELLKENNFLFGDKPSAADYLIWPYIERLPGVQMLTDKLREAITSEKFPAFFAWRDRMLADKAVKVTGRTPQQHADFAKLFMSGGEHVYDLDGKDYTIHARKEL